In Acidisarcina polymorpha, the DNA window GCGTGGAGGTAGAAGATGCCGAGCTTCCGGTTAGCCTCAAAACCAGCAGGCGCTGCCACCAGAGCAGCGCGTAGTTCGCTCTCCGAACCATCCACTTTACTGGCGCTCTCCAGATGGGGCGAGGAGCTGTTTTCCAGGGACTTCGATTTCAACGCTGAGGTTTCGCGTGCAAGCGCTTCGCTCGTTCGCAAACTGGCATCCGAGCCATGACCGCCGACCGCAGTCCAGTCGGTCACGCCCGCCACGGTAAAGTTAGGCTTGTCGGCGAACTCCATCGCATCCGTCGGGGCTCCAGAAGAACCCGCGTTCTCGGAGGGACTTGTTCCTGAAGCTGCTAAGACCAGGTCTATCCTGAGCTCGCCTCCTGTGGCTGATACAACCACCGGGATAGCAGCGCGCAATGAGGACTTCTCTGCGCTGATCACATATGCCCCGGCTTTAATCCCTGAGAAGGCAAAATTGCCAAGCGCATCGGTGTGCGTCTCGGTCGTAGCAGCGGCGCTCTGTTGCCGCAGCCGGACAATTACGTCTGCAACTGGTTTTTTCGCGCTATCGAGAACCTGACCTTGGACGATATCAGAGCTGGATGGCTGGGCGCCAGCTCCCTTCGCCAGAGCCAACCCCGTCACCATAAGGATGAAAAAGAGCCTAGAAATTCCCGGGAGGCGCCACAGATCCCGGATTGCATGCGACGGCCGCAAGGCGTTACCCATTTACGAAGAACTTGACCAGACTACCTCGTGAATTCTACTAGCTCGCGTTGCTGCTCCGGTAGCAACCGCTTCGGCTGTTGACCACGCCCGCGATCATGAGCGAATACTGAGCATGCTTAATACAACATTTGGCTCTCGATAAACTCTTCAGGAGTTCCATCCTGGGGATTTACAAAAATAACGTCTCTCGGGTCTCGTCGTGGCGTATCCACGGAGAAAACGACAAATGGTTCCTCCAGAATCTCACTGGTGCCGTGGACGGTACCCTTCTTGAAGAAGACCAGTTGCCCGGGCCCAAGTTCAAACCCAGGCATCTCGCCCAGGAAGAAGCGCGCCCGTCCGGAAACCACCAATAAATACTCGTCGCAGGTTGCGTGATAATGGGCAGGCACCCTGGTGTAGACGCGGAAAACCCGGGCGCTTGCCTCCGGCTCATCCGTAAGGCGCGTGTCGATCAGCATCGTACGGGCTTCGTCGGGAAAAGCTTTGGCGATCGCGTGAATATCGAAGACCGCTGACTTTTGAGACGACTGGGCATTGGGGCTTTCAGACATTTGTGACCTCACTCTTCGAGGACGAACAACGTCGCATGTTTGTTCCCTTTGAACTACGAATTCGTGCCTCCTCCGACGCTCGCGCCATGACAGACTGAAAGAGTGAATGATCTGCATTTACCGCCCGATCCACTTCCTTGCGAGGCCGCATGAGTGGACGACCGCGACTGTTGCCCGGCCTGCGCGTAAGCGAGGGGTTTATGCAGCATCCCTTCGACGCCGCAGCCGGCGTCCAGACCAGCGGCCTGGTGAGCGGCCGCAATCTGAAGACGGGACACGCTCACGACCGGCACAACACCGCCTATTATGGCGTGGCGCCATCGGTCTTTCGGGAGCTGTGCAGACGCTGGCTTGGCTCGTCTCCGCAGATCCAGTCCTCACAAATCAAGCTGGAAGACCGCACTTTTATTGACTTCGGCGCCGGAATGGGCCGAGCCATGCTCCTCGCGGCCGAGCTGCCGTTTCGCGAAGTCCTCGGGGTCGAGATCAATCCTTTCCTGGGCCGGATCGCGGAAAAGAACATCGCTATTCAGCTTCAGTCCGAACAGCCCCGATGTTCGATGCGTCTGCTTCGTCAGGACGTTCTCGACTTCGAGTTTCCCGACAATCCTTGTGTCGCATTCCTCTTCAACCCCTTCAGCGGCACAGTCCTTCGGCGTCTCTTGAAGCGAATCGGGTCCGCATTCGAAGCTAGACCCGGAACGCTGGACCTGCTCTATGTCAACCATGAGTTCAAGTCGGTATTAGGGCAACATCGAGGCTTCGTTCAACTCTGGAGCGGAGACATCTTCAAATCGAGCGAGGACGAAGAGGCCGACCGCAACATCCTGCAGAACCAGCCTGACGGGGAGTATGCCGCCAGCGAGTACGAATCTTGTTCGATTTTTCGCTGGGTGGGCGTTCCTCGGTTGACACTTCCCCGGCACCGCAATGATGTCCGTGGCCCGTACAATCAAGAACGCATGACTACAAAACACTCCGGAACAATCCCTAAGCATTCGCCAAAACCCAGGGTCGGAATTTTATTCGGTGGCCGCAGCGGCGAACACGAAATCTCCTTGCTCTCAGCAGCCTCGATATTGAAGGCCATCGACCGGGAGCGCTACGAGGTCGTACCGCTCGGCATTACCAAAGAAGGCCGCTGGATTACCGCACAAAACGCCGAAGCCTTGCTCGCAGGCGACGCTGGGGCCCTACTGCTAGTCAGTTCTGCCAACCCTGATGCACCTGCCCCTGCCCGTGTGGAAGCGACAATTCAGCCGACCGCGCTCAGTCAATCACTGCACGTCGATGTCATCTTTCCGGTGCTGCACGGCACCTTCGGCGAGGACGGCACCATCCAGGGACTCTTCGAACTTGCGGACATTGCGTATGTCGGGTCCGGCGTGCTCGGTTCGGCCGCCGCCATGGACAAAGACATCATGAAGCAGCTCTTTGCCGCAGCGGGTCTGCCTATCCCGAAACACGTGGGTATCCTCCGCAAAGAGTGGAAGGCTGCACCCAGGAAAGTCATCAAACGTGCGGAAGATGCACTGAAATATCCAATGTTCGTGAAGCCGGCGAACCTGGGCTCCTCGGTGGGAATCAGCAAGGTCCATGATCGCAGGGAACTTGGTCCGGCCATCGATCTGGCGGCCACTTACGACCGCAAGATCGTGATCGAACAGGGCGTCGGAGGCGCAAAAGGAAAAGCTCGAGAGTTAGAGGTCGCCGTGCTCGGCAACGATGAACCTCTCGCCTCGGTCGTCGGCGAAATCGTTCCCGGCAAAGAGTTCTACGACTACGAAGCCAAGTATCTCAGCGAAGGTTCGGTGCCGATCATCCCCGCAAAACTGACAAGATCTGAATCGAAGCAGGTTCGCCAGATGGCGATCGCCGCCTTTCGCGCCTGCGACTGTTCGGGTCTAGCCCGGGTTGATTTCCTGATGGAGCCCCAGGCCAAATCTGGCAAGCCGCCTCGCATCTACGTCAATGAGGTCAATACCATGCCTGGATTTACCAAAATCAGCATGTATCCAAAACTGTGGGAAGCTTCTGGAATCGCCTATACGCAACTTATCGACAGGCTCATCGAGCTGGCCTTGGAGCGACGAGCGGAAAAAGACGAGACCAAATACAGCCGATAGAGCAACCGCAGGGAACTGGTGACAAGCCGGCGGTGTCAATTTAGATTGGAACTGCTCTGAGACAGCGCCGCTTGGCAAGCCCTTCTTGCGGCGACCCAAGAGTGCATCTTAGGCATGAGAGCACTTTGACTTCCGGGGCATGCAAGGCCGTCGGTCAGTGCGTTGCTTTTTAGCCAGAAAGCCACACCTCGCAACTCTCGGCTGTGATTAGAAGTGAGAATGCTCTAGAGGGAAGACAGAACGATGACGCTGCTCGATGCACCGCAGTACAACGAAAAACGGGCCAAGCTGGTTCGCAACCTCTCGATTGCTGCCCTGGTCATCGTTCTCGTCGGCGGTTTTTGCACGTTCTGGTTCTGGAATTGGCCGGCGGAACACCGCATCAACAATTTCATGGCCGTCGTCGAATCTGGCGATTTTGCCAAGGGCTTTGCCGAATGGAATCGAGACCCCAATTGGCAGAAACATCCTCAGCAATACTCGGCCTATGACTTTGACCAATTCCAGAAGGACTGGGGTCCCATGAGCGAGTACGGCAAGATTCGCAGCCACAAGCTGCTCATGGCCAAATCAGTCGGAAACGGCACGGTGGTCGGCATGGTGATCAACGGAGACACGGCCCACCCCTTGTTTCTCCGCGTGGACAACAAAACCAAGACGATCGGATTCTCGCCAGTCGAACTCTACGTAGGCCCGTAACGAATGATGGAAGCCGGGTCATGCTTTCAGGCGACGAGAGACCGGCGAAATCAACCAGTCGATCCTGCCGAGTCCCCGCTGATGCGAGTTGTTTCACGCTCCTGCAATCATCTCGATTGCGTGATTTAAGGTCGCCGCGTCCTGCACGTGAGCATGCTGCTGCTCCCGGTCGATCTGACGAACCAGACCGCTCAGAACCTTGCCTGGACCAACCTCCAGGAAGAGGTCCGGCTTTTCCGCGATCAACAGCTGCATCGATTCCACCCAGCGTACCGCGCCAGTCACCTGCCGGATCAGCGCGTCCCGCAGCGCCTCTGCTTCGGTGCTAAAGACTGCACCGACATTGACCACGACTGGAATCCTGGCGGCAGTGAACGACATTTCCTTCAGCAAAACCGCCAGCCTGTCCTGCGCCGGCTGCATCAGCGGGCAGTGGAATGGGGCGCTTACCGCCAGCAGGACCGCCTTGCGTGCACCACGCTCTTTCGCAAGAGCAATGGCGCGCTCCACGGCTGTAGTTGTCCCTGAAACCACGATCTGCGAAGGGGAATTGATGTTCGCCGTGGCCACGATCTCCCCCGTCTCAGCCGACGCGTCGACGCATGCCTTCAGCACCTCGTCTGCCGCCATGCCGAGAATGGCCGCCATCGCACCTTTTCCCGCCGGGACCGCCTCTTGCATGTAGCGTCCCCGCTCCCGGACCGTCTCCACGCCATCGGCAAAGGTGATTGCGCCGGCCGCAACGTTGGCGGAATATTCGCCTAGAGAATGACCGGCTGCGTAGCTCGGAGTGACACCCTTCTCCGCGAGAACGCGCTGCGCCGCAACCGACACTGTGAAAATCGCTGGCTGCGTGTTTTCAGTCAAACGAAGCTCTTCTTCGGGCCCCTCGAAACACAGTTTCGAAAGCGAAAACCCGAGAACATCATCGGCTTCCTCGAAGGTTTGCCGCGCTACCGGGAAATTCTCATAGAGGTCGTGGCCCATACCGACGGATTGCGAACCCTGGCCAGGGAAAAGAAATGCGAGTTTCTTATCGATCATGTCAGTGGTTATTCAAACGGAGTTCCCTGGAGGATGCAAGCCCGGACAAGACTCATATTTCCCAGACTCATACTTCCCAGACTCATCTCTTCAAGAGATGCCGTCCTTCCAGTCAAGGAGATGCTGCTTCCCGTCCGACCCTGAATGACAAGTGTCACCCCATCTTGCTGACAAACGCCTCTACACGAGCTTCGTGAGCATAGCCATACTTGTTTTCAGAGTGGCGATCGCCACAGGAGCGCAATCATGACACAGACTGGCAAAACGGCAGCGGCGGTTTCGGGGAGGGCAATAGGGGTGCTTTTCTTGGCGGGCTTCGGGTCCATCTGGTTGTTGAACGGCCTGACCGCCCTGCACCGTCTCAACGCCATTAGCCTGGGAGCAGTTGTGATGATCCTCGCGGTCTTCGCCATCCCCGCGCTACGGCTGCTGCGCATGGCTGGCAAGCGTGACGCTCATGCAGAGGCAACTCCGGAAGAACGTCAAACCAGGCGCGTGTTGCTTCGCGTCAACGCCACGCAAGGGGTGGCTATCATCGTTTCCGTCTGGCTGCTGAACGCCATCCATCGCGGAGAATTTGTTGCCCCGGTGATCGCATTCATCGTCGGAATGCATTTATTCCCGCTGGCGGAGCTCTTCAACTATGCACCCTATAACGTGGCCGGAACCCTGCTGGTGGGCTGGTCAACTGTGGCCGTCACCATCCTGCCACCGGAGCTGCTTTCTTCGATTGGAGCGTTGGGGACGGCGATCATTCTACTGGGAAGCGCGGCATACACACTGATGTCCGCAAGCAGGGCCGCACGAGCAACGCCAAGTTCCCCCAGATTGACCCATCAGACCGCTTGAACGGTTCCTTCTGAGATCCCTTACTGAAGCGGCAAGCCGAATCGGTTTGCGGGAGGAGGATCGATCGGGCGCTGAGAAAACTCGCGCTCGATACGATCGTTGATCCCGGCTTGCGCGAACTCGGCTGCCACCCGAATCCCATTCATGATAGCCCGGTCATTCGATGACCCGTGGCCAACGATGCAGACGCCCCGAACCCCTAACAACGGTGCCCCGCCATACTCGCGATAGTCGAGCCGCTTTTTGAATTCCTTGAGGGCCTTTCGAGAGAGCAGGGCGCCTGCCTGGGCAGTCACCGTGCGGGTGAGGGACTCGCGAAGCATCTCGCTCACCAGCCGGCCTAGTCCCTCCGAAGTCTTGAGCGCAACGTTGCCGACAAAGCCGTCGCAAACGATCACGTCGGCGTTGCCGTTATAAATATCGCGGCCTTCGACGTTCCCGATGAAGTTGATGGGCAACTGCTTGAGCAAGCCGTACGCCTCGCGAGTGAGTTCGTTGCCCTTACTCTCTTCTTCGCCGATCGAAAGCAGGCCCACCCGGGGACGAGCGATCTTGAGCACACTTCGCGAGTACATCTCACCCATTACCGCGAATTGTTCAAGATTCTGAGGCTTGCATTCCACGTTGGCGCCGACGTCGAGCAAGACGCAGGGGGATCCGGAGGAGGTCGGCAGGATGGCTGTCAGCGCCGGACGATCCACCCCAGGAAGCGCACCTAACACCATCTTCGCCGTCGCCATCGCAGCGCCCGTGTTGCCGGCGGTGAGAAATCCGGCGGCGCGCTTCTCACGCACTATTTTGAGCCCGACACGCATCGAGCTATCGCGCTTATTGCGCACCGCAACGGCAGCCTTTTCGTCCATGCCAATCCGCTCGGTTGCATTCACGACGTGAATAGGCAGGCGCTCGCCCTTAAGATAATCATCGAGGGTGGCGCGCAGCGCAGCTTCCGGGCCGACTAAATGGACGCGTACCGCATGCTCGCGGCAAGCCAGAATCGCGCCGCGAACCTCGGGCTCCGGCGCCTTGTCCGATCCCATCGCATCGAGAACGATGTCAGTCAACGCGATCTTAGGCCATGCTGGCTGGGACATCATGGATGCGTGGTAGGACTAGCTTGCTTCCTTAACTTCCAGGACGTCGCGGCCTTTATAGGTGCCGCATTTAGGGCATGCGCGGTGCGGTAGCTTGCGCTCGTGACAGTTGGGGCATTCGGAGAGCCCGACCGCAGTCAGGCCGTCATGCGCGCGGCGTTTGGAGGTGCGGGCCTTGGAGTGGCGCCGCTTTGGGTTTGCCATTACAAATTCCTTTCATACGCGTCCCCTGAGCGGCATCACGCACGCTGACAGGTCACGGAACCACATTCTTGATAATGCCTTGAAGCCATCTTAGTGTCTGATCCGAGTGCGCAAGTTGGAGAGCGCCGACCATCGAGGATCGGTCAGGGTCTCGCTGCAAGTGCATGTTTCGGAATTCAGATGCCGTCCGCAATGAGGGCAAAGCCCTTTACAGTCCTCGCGGCACAGGGTCTTCGCTGGAAGCGACAGCAACACCTGCTCACGCAGGATGTCTTCCAGCAAAACACCATCTTTCTGATAATACCCGATTTCAGTCTCAGAGGTGGTAATGGAATGCTCCGAAGCGTCCCCATCTGCCCCGGTTGGCCGAAAAAGCAGGTCAAACTGGCCCACCAACGGATGTTCGACGGGGTCCAGGCAGCGGGCGCAGAGCACCTCGAAGCGACCCTTGTAACTCGAGCGGACGCGGATATCGTCCACCAGCTGCCCCGGCCCGCGGTGCTCGACAATTAAGTCGGCGCGTCCTTCGACGGCAAGCGGGTCAAGCTGCCGTATATCGAAGCCGTATTCGATGGAGCCGGGTTCAAAAGTCTGATTGAACTCGAGTGGATCTTTCTGAAGAGCAAGAACCGTGATCAACATGGCATGTGCGGAGCCTCTTGGTACGAAACTCCCTATTTCAAGGGTAACATCTGAAAATCTGGGCCGGCCAGCGAGAGGCATACTGAAGGGTCTTCTGAAACAGACTTGAAGGACTCAGGGGTTCGTTTCACGAAGCCGCCTCCATCCTTCTCCAAGAAACAGCCGGATCGAGGCGACGCCGGCCGCCCCCGCAGCGGCACATTGATTCGCGTTCTCTACCGTGACCCCGCCCAGCGCAAGCACCGGAAGCGCGCGCTCGGCCGCCCCCTGGTGACCGGCGCGGCACGCCGCTGCCAGAAGATCGAGACCGACTCCACAGGTTGCGCCCTTCCCGGGTATGTTTTTGTGGAAGACGGGAGCGAAGAGCGCGAGGGTAGCCCCGGCCGAAGCCGCGGCGGAGACCTCTTCTGTCGAATGGCACGAAACGCTGACGGGCGTGCTCGCGGCAAAGCTCCTCCGGATCAGCGAGATGGCGGCAGCCAACTGCTCCGCGCTTAATCCTCCGGTCAAATGGACGCCATTTGCCCCGGATCCGGCGAGAATCCCCGCGGCTGAATCTGGTCTCGAGTTGACGAAAACCTGGGTAGAACCCCCACTCTGGCGACAAGCGCGAACAATCCCGGCAGCCAAGGAGATGAGCGCGGCAACGGGCAAGTCTTTCTCGCGGACCTGGATGTAGTCGACTCCGCCGGCGCTCCATTGCGCAGCCAGCGAGAGGAGGATGCGCTCGCATTCACCGCAATTGCCAGCGAGCGAATTGCGGTCGGTAATGGCGTATAGGAGCATAAGAACGATTCCAAACAGGCTTCTAGCGCGAGCCCAGAATGGTGCGTAGCTCGTTGCTTGTCTCTACTTTACGAATATTCACGCAGGGAAAACAAAGCTCGCGCTGTAATATGGGCGCATTGAGCTTAAAGTCAGGTGAAACGGCCGAGTCTTGGTGGCGCTGACTATCTCTGCAATCCGAATTGACCGATAATCGAACGAGTGACGGTAATCGCGCGAAGAGTGTGGCCTGTGGTGTTGATGGCTGCGGATTGTGAGTGGAAATTTTGGTTCTGCTATGAATGAATACGACCTGTTAGTCATCGGCTCCGGGCCCTCTGGGCAAAGGGCAGCGGTAGCGGCTGTGAAGCGCGGTAAACGTGTCGCCCTGATTGAAATGCGGGATGTCGTCGGCGGCGTGTGCATCAACACCGGGACGATTCCCAGCAAGACCATGCGCGAGGCGGTGCTGCATCTCTCCGGCTATAACTATCGGTCGGTTTACGGCATGAACTACCGGGTGAAGGAAAAGATCACCATGGCCGATCTCGCCTTCCGGGTGCAGCATGTCATCAAGACTGAGGTCGATGTCACCGAGGCGCAATTATCGAGAAATGGCGTAGAGGTGTTGACCGGCATCGCGAGCTTTGAGGATCCGACTCACGTCCGAGTGACCAGTTCCCGGGGCGCCAGCGTCTACGCGGCAGAAAATATTTTGATCGCTGTCGGCACCAAGCCTGCCGCCTCCGCCAAGGTGCCAATCAACGGGCGGACGATCATTGACAGCGACCAGATCCTCGACCTTCCCGAACTGCCAAAGACCCTGATCGTGGTCGGCGGGGGCGTCATTGGCGTTGAATACACCTGTATGTTTTCGGCCCTCGGGGTGCGCGTAACGCTGATTGAGAAGCGCCCTAAACTGCTCGAATTCGCCGATCAGGAGATCGTTGAAGCGCTCAGTTATCACCTGCGGGATACGCGCGTCACCATGCGCACCGGCGAGGAGGTCGAGAGTGTTGAGGAGATGCCGGATGGCTCGGTCGTCGCCAATCTCGAGAGTAAGAAACGCATCAGCGGGAATGCTCTGCTCTATGCCGTCGGCCGCCAGGGAAATGTGTCGGAGCTGAATCTACCGGCCGCCGGCATCGAGGCCGACAGTCGGGGGCGCATTCCGGTCGACAAGGATTTCAGGACAAAGCAGGCTCATATTTATGCGGTAGGCGACGTGATCGGCTTTCCCAGCCTCGCATCGGTATCTATGGAGCAGGGGCGCATCGCGGTCGCCCGCATGTTTAACGACGAATCCGTCCACACCAACCCGAGCGTCTATCCATACGGCATCTACACCATCCCTGAGATATCTTTCATCGGGAAGACCGAAGAACAGCTTACCGACGAAGACGTCCCTTACGAAGTGGGAGTCGCTTACTACCGGGAGATCGCCCGCGGCCAGATTCGCGGAGACACGACCGGGCGCCTGAAGCTGATCTTCCATCGTCAGAATAAGCAATTGCTCGGGGTGCATATCATTGGAGAAGGCGCCGCGGAACTCGTGCATATCGGGCAAGCGGTCATGACCCTGGGCGGCACAGTGGATTACTTCATCGAAACTGTGTTTAACTACCCAACGCTGGCCGAATGTTACAAAGCAGCAGCATTCAACGGCATCAACCGTCTCTCTAGATTCGAATAGCCGACCTCGACTGTGGCGGTCGGTTCCCCGGCGCTCTCTCCGGTTTGGCTGAAGGAACTGAAAGCCGTTGGGCGGCGAAGAAAGGTTTCATTATGGCGAGAACCATCGGAGTAGTGATGGCTGAGCGCGTGGTCACAGCCCTCATTGAGGACCACAAGATCGTTGGACAGGTCCACGAGTACCCCGAAGATGCCGAACAGTTCGACGGTCTGGTCGAAGTCCCCTCCGAGGATTTATGCGACATCATCTGTGACCAGATCGTCAAGCTCGTTCCGGAGGGATCGCACATTGACGCCATTGGCGTCGCCTTACCCGGCATCGTTCGCAATGGCATTATCGAGGACTCCCCCAATCTCGCCCAGCTGAAAGGCGCAAAGATATGCGCATGGATTCAGGAGACGCTCCAGGAGCGTGGACGCGATTACCCGGTCAACATCTTTAATGACGCGGATGCGGTCGCAGCGGGGCTTGCCGCTACCAGGGGGCAGCTCGATCGCCTTATTCGCGTTTGGACGATTGGCAATGGCATAGGTTTCGGCAGGTTTCCCTATGCCGAGGGCCCATGGGAGGGGGGACATACGGTCATCTCCCTCGATCTTAAGGAAAATTACTGTGGCTGCGGCGGCCGGGGACACCTTGAAGGCATCATGGGACACCGCGCCATGCGGCTACGCTTCATGGACATGGAACCCGACGAGGTCTTCGCTGCGGCAAAAAAAGGCGATAAGCGCTGCACCCAGTTTGTCGAGCTGTGGCATCGTGCGCTGGCCGCGGCAACCGCCACCCAGATCCACCTGGAGGGGCCGGGGCGCTTCTACTTCACCGGCCGGGATATCAGCCGGCTCGACCTGGTCCTGCTCAAAGAGTACCTCTGGGAAATGGTGAAAATGAGCCCGCTGCAGAGCTATACGCTCGAAGTGGTTCAGGAGAATGCGGAGCTCGCCATCATCGGCGCGGGAGAAGCCGCCGCCCATGTACGCATCGGAGATCGGTGAACCTCCTGACTCGTATGCGACTACCCGTATGCGACCATGGAGCAGCGGCGCATCTGGGAACTCGTGACAGACGCAACCCGACAGACGATCCAGGGTCACCAGGTTATCGATAACTCCGCTGGTAAGTCCGGCTGATCCGGTCATGCCATCCCAGCCGGTCATCGTCGAAGAAGGCCCATAAAATTCCGAGGCCTAGCGGGCTGGCGGAGAGCAAGAGCGCCCCAACCCGTTGACGCATTGCCTGGCGAGTGGGATTTTCATCATCGAAGGTGCACAAGGCGATCTTGGTATAGCGCATCCCCGGCGTATCGGACCCGAAACAGAAGAAGAGCAGCTGATAGAGGAGCCCGAAGCAGAAAAACGCAACGGCGGCGCCGATCATCGCTGGCTTTCCAGTCGGCGGATGAGTCGTGCAGGCGACAAAAACGAAGATGAACAGGAGAAATCCTGCAACCACCAGCAAAAGGTCAACCAAAGAGGCCATGAGCCGGTCTTCGAGCGACGCAGTCTGCAGCGGTAGCTCAAATGCGGACGCGGCCGGTCTCCTCTCCGCAACCGGCGGCGAGGAGCGATGTTCCTGCAATTGCTCGAAAAACCCTCCCGATCGAGGGGCGTCCCGAGAAGCGGCCGAATCAAGACGGATGGTTGACCAGCCCGGCAGCACCTGTTCGACCGCCGGTTGAGTGGAAATACTCTCCTGCTCCACCTCGAAAATCCTCAGCTGCGACTGCGAAGTCTCCCGATCGTACTCCTCGCGCAGTGGCCCTTCGGCTAGACGAGGACGCGCCTTGCGCGCAGCCACCAATTCGCGGGGGAACTCAAGCAATTTCGCGGGAAGAGGCTGAATTGGAGCTATCGGCTCTTCTCTCTCAAGTTCATCGAGCTGCTCCAGGACCGAAGGTTGATGGGTCGAATCCTGATGGATCGAATCCCGATGGATTGAGGCCGGATGGGTCGAGGCTTGATGCTCGGCAGCCATCTGCGAGTGCCGTTCGAATCTCCGCGCAGCGGTAAGGTCCTTGCTGGTCTGAGGAACATTGCCCGGACCGCTTTCGTAGAGCAGTTCCTCGTCTAGACCTTCCTGGGTCTCAAGGTTGAGACCGCTCAGGATCGCCTGCGCGGCGTCTCTCGCTTCTCCAGCCGCCACCGCTGCTGCCTCCGCGGCGCGAACCGCATTCCGCGCCTCCGCGGCGAGCATTTCACTGTAGCTGGGCGCCTGCGCATAACGCGCCGCAACCCGATCGGCAACGTTCTTTCCTCTCGGCCGAACGACAGGCTCGCTGGCCGCCACGGTTGTGCCCTCAATCGCTTCCATTCCAGGCAGTGGATGTTGAAGCGAGTGGTGTTTGTC includes these proteins:
- a CDS encoding RDD family protein, translating into MRSSSSGAEVESSSAPFNPSSSEWKREANHRLAAHRARRDKHHSLQHPLPGMEAIEGTTVAASEPVVRPRGKNVADRVAARYAQAPSYSEMLAAEARNAVRAAEAAAVAAGEARDAAQAILSGLNLETQEGLDEELLYESGPGNVPQTSKDLTAARRFERHSQMAAEHQASTHPASIHRDSIHQDSTHQPSVLEQLDELEREEPIAPIQPLPAKLLEFPRELVAARKARPRLAEGPLREEYDRETSQSQLRIFEVEQESISTQPAVEQVLPGWSTIRLDSAASRDAPRSGGFFEQLQEHRSSPPVAERRPAASAFELPLQTASLEDRLMASLVDLLLVVAGFLLFIFVFVACTTHPPTGKPAMIGAAVAFFCFGLLYQLLFFCFGSDTPGMRYTKIALCTFDDENPTRQAMRQRVGALLLSASPLGLGILWAFFDDDRLGWHDRISRTYQRSYR